In Oryza sativa Japonica Group chromosome 3, ASM3414082v1, one DNA window encodes the following:
- the LOC4331628 gene encoding uncharacterized protein, whose amino-acid sequence MGFVSFAGRVLFASVFLLSAYQEFSEFGADGGPAAKALRPKYNVFTKNISAHLGVAVPHVELKHIVAATIGLKGLGGLLFILSSSFGAYLLLIYLAFITPVVYDFYNYDMEKSEFVQLFMKFTQNLALFGALLFFLGMKNSIPKRQAKKKAPKSKTN is encoded by the exons ATGGGGTTCGTCTCCTTCGCCGGGAGGGTCCTCTTCGcctccgtcttcctcctctccgcctaCCAGGA GTTTAGTGAATTTGGAGCTGATGGTGGACCGGCTGCAAAGGCCCTTCGGCCTAAGTATAACGTCttcaccaaaaatatttctgcACATTTGGGAGTAGCAGTGCCTCATGTTGAG TTGAAGCACATTGTTGCTGCTACCATTGGTCTGAAGGGTCTGGGAGGTCTCCTTTTTATCCTGAGCAGTTCGTTTGGTGCTTATCTCCTG CTGATTTACCTCGCTTTTATCACACCTGTTGTCTACGACTTCTACAACTACGACATGGAGAAGTCCGAATTTGTGCAGCTCTTCATGAAGTTCACACAG AATTTGGCTCTCTTTGGGGCGCTTCTTTTCTTCCTGGGCATGAAGAACTCCATTCCCAAGAGGCAGGCCAAGAAGAAGGCTCCCAAGTCGAAGACGAACTAG